The following is a genomic window from Rhodoferax sp. PAMC 29310.
GATCAGGTCTTTGAAATAATCGTAATGGCTTTTCGCATGGTTGCGGGGATTCATGGCCACAAACCCGGTGTGCTGCAGAAAACCAGGGTAGACGCGGCGACCGGCACCGGCGAAATTCGATGGTACCCGATAGATCACATTGTTCTCAAACCACTCAATACCTTTGGTGGTTGCCAAATTGTTGACGGATGTGGGTGATTTGCGGGCGTCCAGCGGGCCACCCATCATGGTCATGGTGGTGGGCGTGACCTCACCCCGGCTGGCCATCAAAGAGACGGCCGCCAAAACGGGCACAGTGGGCTGGCACACGCTGAGAACGTGGCAGTTGCCGTAAATACCTTGCAGGTGACGAATGAACTCCTGCACATAATTCACATAGTCATCCAGGTGAAACTCGCCTTCGGACAACGGAACCAGTCGTGCGTTTTTCCAGTCAGTGATGTAGACTTTGTGGTCTTTCAGCATGGACTTAACCGTGTCACGCAGCAAAGTGGCGTAATGGCCGGAAAGGGGCGCCACGATCAAAACAGCGGGTTGACCCTTTAGCTTTTCCAGCGTTTGGGTGTCGTCCGTGAAACGTTTGAACCGGCGAAGCTCACAAAAAGGTTTGTCGATTTCGACCCGCTCGTGGATGGCGACTTCCACATCGCCGGCCAATACAGTGCGCAGCCCAAATTCTGGCTTCTCGTAGTCTTTACCCAGGCGGTGCATGAGGTCGTAACCCGCTGATATCCTCTGGGCGAAAGGGCTTTGCCCCATTGCTGTTTGAGGATTGCGGAAAAGTTTGGCCGCCGACTGGGCCATATCTGTGAACGGCTCCATCAGGGAACGTTGGGTTTCGTAGAGTTGGTAGAGCACGATAGGTTCACTTTCAGAAAATGTTGCAGTGCAATATAACAGTTTAGAGGCAACTTTGTGTCAGAAGATTGCGCCGAGGACTCAGCTTGCTGTCAGGTTTCGAGATTAACTATTCGTGGCCATGAATCCAATTGCTTGAAAAATTTAGCTGATTCGGCAAAGCACTGCGAGCTCACATTATTGCAAACGGAGTAGTTATTGCGTGAATCGGTCTTGATGTTGCTCAATGCGAACTGCGCTTTTGTTGTCGTGCCGCCAATATTGACGCGAGGTGACTGAGCGCCCGATAGGCGTCGCCACTCGGTTCGTCCCAATGTGAGACTGCCTCTCCTTGTCGCTGAACCAAGGCAAGGTCGCCTCGGGCAGCCGGCCCCGTCAGTGCGCCTGCGGGCCCCAGAGAAAGGATGTTCGCAACAGCGTTGTGCAGTAGTTTTTCTCTGACCTGCAGGGCGATGGCGTCGGGCATGCCGCTGTCTAGCCACAATTGATCAGCGGTGGCTTGCAAGACCGGTAAAAAATTGGTCGCAAACACGGCGGCTGCGTGATACAGCAACTTGTTTTTAGCCAGCAGGGGGAAGCAATGCCCCTTGATTTGCTGAAAGGCCTCCGATAACACCCCCAATGCCTGGGGATCGCCTTCCAAAGCGCAGGGCGTGTCCACAAATTGAATCATTGCGTCTTTAGCGTTGGCGAAACTTAGCAGGCAGTGGGCGCTGGCCACTTTCCAGCCCTGCTGTTTCAGGCCGGCTAACTCCTCAGACGAAAGTGCGCCACTACAGTGAAACGCAAGGCTCGCAGGATGTGCCGGAGTCACTTGGCTCAAAGCTATTGCAACGCCTGATATCTCTCGATCCGGCACCGCCAACATCCAGAGGTCGGCGGGGCGCATATCCGCAAGTGAACCAGTGGCCCGACCCGCGCCGATAAAGTCAACTGCATGTTGAGCCGACGCAAGCCCGCGCGTCAGCACATCTTGAACCTCAAACGTGCCTTGGTCTTGCCACAAACGCGCCAGCGTTGAACCAACCCGACCGCTACCGATGAGGTTGATTTTTTTCATACGTGTGAGAATTAATGGTGCTATTGATGATGCAGCGCCTTACGCTTGCTGCAAGCGCGTATGGGGTCTATTTCATCATCGGAAAATCGTAAACTAGATGACTTTGGCAATGGCGGCGCAAACATAGTCAATGTTCTTGCTGTTGAGTGCGGCCACGCACATGCGGCCAGTGTCAGTTCCATACACTCCAAACTCAGAGCGCAGGCGAACCATTTGGTCTTTGGAGAGACCGGAGTAGCTGAACATGCCAATCTGGGTGGTGATGAAGCTCATGTCCTGTTGAACACCGGCAGCCTTGAGTCCGTCCACCAGCTTTTGGCGCATGGCTTTGATGCGAACGCGCATCTCGCCCAACTCTTTTTCCCACAGGGCGCGCAGTTCTGGGTTGCCCAAAACGGCAGCCACAATGGCGCCGCCGTGAATCGGTGGGTTGGAGTAGTTGGTCCGGATCGCAATCTTCAACTGGCTCAAAACGCGTCCTGCCTCTTCCTTGCTGGCGCAAACCACCGACAACGCGCCAACACGCTCGCCATACAAGCTGAAGCTCTTGCTGAACGAGGTGGAGACAAAAAAGTCCAGTCCTGCGGCCACAAACTTGCCGATGACCGCGCCGTCTTCGGCAATGCCATGTCCAAACCCCTGGTAGGCCATGTCCAGAAAGGGCACAAGATTTTTGGCTGTGATCGCTGCAATCACCTGATCCCACTGGGCCGCTGTGATGTCATAGCCCGTTGGGTTATGACAGCAGGCATGCAGCAAGATGATGGTGCCGGGAGCCGCAGCGTTCAAATCGGCCAGCATGCCGTCAAAGTCAACGCCGCGTGTTTCGGCGTCGTAATAGCGGTAGCTGTCCACCGTGAAGCCGGCGTTGGTGAAGAGGGCGCGGTGGTTTTCCCAGCTTGGGTCCGAGATCAGAACGGTTGCATCGGGGTTGAGCTTCTTCAAAAAATCCGCGCCAACTTTCAAACCGCCAGTGCCACCGATGCCTTGAACTGTGGCAACACGGCCCGTGGTGACGGGTTCACTCTCAGCGCCAAACACCAGCGATTTAACAGCGGCGTCGTATGCGGCGATGCCGTCAATGGGCAAGTAACCACGCGCGGTTGGCTTTTCCATCATGGTTTTCTCGGCGGCCTGGACGCATTGCAGCAACGGAAGTTTGCCGCTGTCATCGAAATAAACGCCTACGCCAAGGTTGACTTTGGCTGGGTTGGTGTCCGCATTGAACTGTTCATTCAAGCCCAAAATTGGGTCGCGAGGGGCCATTTCGACGGCAGAAAAAAGTGACATGAGAGAGTCCTGTGAAAAGAAGTCAGAGAGAAACGAGAATAGGGGGCTGGGTCTAGATGCGGAATATTTTAGTAGCTTCGACCCGGGTTTAAAT
Proteins encoded in this region:
- a CDS encoding polyhydroxyalkanoate depolymerase, with the protein product MLYQLYETQRSLMEPFTDMAQSAAKLFRNPQTAMGQSPFAQRISAGYDLMHRLGKDYEKPEFGLRTVLAGDVEVAIHERVEIDKPFCELRRFKRFTDDTQTLEKLKGQPAVLIVAPLSGHYATLLRDTVKSMLKDHKVYITDWKNARLVPLSEGEFHLDDYVNYVQEFIRHLQGIYGNCHVLSVCQPTVPVLAAVSLMASRGEVTPTTMTMMGGPLDARKSPTSVNNLATTKGIEWFENNVIYRVPSNFAGAGRRVYPGFLQHTGFVAMNPRNHAKSHYDYFKDLIKGDDESTEAHRKFYDDYNAVLDMDAYYYLETIKVVFQEFNLVNGDWDIKGVDGKIERVRPEDIKTTALFSVEGELDDISGLGQTEALHKICGGVVDSEQKHLIVEGAGHYGIFAGRRWREVVYPELQAFIASHHYAESSAAKVVSNPVKATTAAAAKPRAPAAVKKVTRKK
- a CDS encoding Rossmann-like and DUF2520 domain-containing protein, with amino-acid sequence MKKINLIGSGRVGSTLARLWQDQGTFEVQDVLTRGLASAQHAVDFIGAGRATGSLADMRPADLWMLAVPDREISGVAIALSQVTPAHPASLAFHCSGALSSEELAGLKQQGWKVASAHCLLSFANAKDAMIQFVDTPCALEGDPQALGVLSEAFQQIKGHCFPLLAKNKLLYHAAAVFATNFLPVLQATADQLWLDSGMPDAIALQVREKLLHNAVANILSLGPAGALTGPAARGDLALVQRQGEAVSHWDEPSGDAYRALSHLASILAARQQKRSSH
- a CDS encoding amino acid aminotransferase, with amino-acid sequence MSLFSAVEMAPRDPILGLNEQFNADTNPAKVNLGVGVYFDDSGKLPLLQCVQAAEKTMMEKPTARGYLPIDGIAAYDAAVKSLVFGAESEPVTTGRVATVQGIGGTGGLKVGADFLKKLNPDATVLISDPSWENHRALFTNAGFTVDSYRYYDAETRGVDFDGMLADLNAAAPGTIILLHACCHNPTGYDITAAQWDQVIAAITAKNLVPFLDMAYQGFGHGIAEDGAVIGKFVAAGLDFFVSTSFSKSFSLYGERVGALSVVCASKEEAGRVLSQLKIAIRTNYSNPPIHGGAIVAAVLGNPELRALWEKELGEMRVRIKAMRQKLVDGLKAAGVQQDMSFITTQIGMFSYSGLSKDQMVRLRSEFGVYGTDTGRMCVAALNSKNIDYVCAAIAKVI